A section of the Hyphomicrobiales bacterium genome encodes:
- the argE gene encoding acetylornithine deacetylase → MSTIEAISILERLVAFDTTSRNSNLALLAYVEGLLGAHGIESRRIPDPSGQKASLFATIAAHDGGTEGGIGLSGHTDVVPVDGQNWSTDPFRLTERDGRLYGRGACDMKGYLACILASLPEFKRKPLARPIHLLFSYDEEVGCTGVRPMIDLIGKSLPRPDAILVGEPSSMRVIDAHKGATRFQTRVTGREAHSSMSHLGVNAIQYAARAIAGIMEIERELAELAPSPRFTPAYTTLHVGLIEGGTAMNIVPKTCTFSWEARPVPGVSARGDVLARFEANVAAPLVERMRRIDPEAGIATVVSNDIPAFDGGSDGPGVALARALTGENDMRVVSFMTEAALFQLAGLSSAVCGPGDIAQAHAPDEFIAIGELERCMGTLERLAASLRL, encoded by the coding sequence ATGAGCACAATCGAGGCCATTTCCATTCTCGAACGGCTGGTCGCATTCGACACCACGAGCCGCAACTCAAACCTCGCTCTCCTTGCCTATGTCGAAGGGCTGCTCGGGGCCCATGGCATCGAAAGCCGGCGGATTCCGGATCCGAGCGGTCAAAAGGCCAGCCTCTTTGCCACCATCGCCGCCCACGACGGCGGGACCGAGGGCGGTATCGGCCTTTCCGGGCATACCGATGTCGTGCCAGTGGACGGCCAGAACTGGAGCACCGACCCATTCAGGCTCACGGAGCGCGATGGCCGGCTCTACGGGCGCGGCGCCTGCGACATGAAAGGATATCTCGCCTGCATCCTCGCGAGCCTGCCGGAGTTCAAGCGCAAGCCGCTCGCGCGCCCGATCCATCTCCTGTTTTCCTATGACGAGGAAGTCGGCTGCACGGGCGTGCGACCGATGATCGACTTGATCGGCAAGAGTTTGCCGAGACCCGATGCGATCCTGGTCGGCGAACCCTCGAGCATGCGGGTGATCGATGCGCACAAGGGCGCGACGCGCTTTCAAACCCGCGTCACCGGCCGCGAGGCGCACTCGAGCATGTCGCACCTGGGCGTCAACGCCATCCAGTACGCAGCCCGCGCCATCGCCGGCATCATGGAGATCGAACGCGAGCTGGCGGAGCTGGCGCCGAGCCCTCGCTTCACGCCCGCCTATACGACGCTGCATGTCGGGCTCATCGAAGGCGGCACGGCAATGAACATCGTGCCGAAGACCTGCACGTTCTCCTGGGAAGCGCGCCCGGTGCCCGGCGTCTCGGCGAGGGGGGACGTGCTCGCGCGGTTCGAGGCCAACGTCGCCGCGCCGCTCGTCGAGCGGATGCGCCGGATCGATCCCGAAGCCGGCATCGCGACGGTGGTCAGCAACGACATTCCAGCTTTCGATGGTGGTAGTGACGGACCGGGCGTCGCCCTCGCGCGGGCTCTCACGGGCGAAAACGACATGCGCGTCGTCTCGTTCATGACCGAGGCGGCACTGTTCCAGCTCGCCGGCCTCAGCAGCGCCGTCTGCGGCCCGGGGGACATCGCCCAGGCACACGCGCCCGACGAGTTCATCGCGATCGGTGAATTGGAGCGCTGCATGGGGACACTGGAGCGCCTCGCCGCCAGCCTGCGCCTCTGA
- a CDS encoding HlyD family efflux transporter periplasmic adaptor subunit, protein MLACPTGRGGRSPMTDGVTMLDDQARVVSTAVEAPAAAPPARRRPVVATLRFLTKALLPVAILFGAWQGFAFMKATKSEPARRPPSEQVFAVEGRSVAFARYQPRLDLYGETVAGRSIEIRTLVAGEVVEVGPGLREGGEVAAGDTLMVVDSFDYEGALVEAKAQLQEARARLVEFKASLTQEQESLRRDREQLTLAERDLARAVPLASRGTVTQKTVDDRRGVVTQRAQAVEQRQASLTVWSAKIEQQEAALARLEWGVRRAERRLEETRLKAPFDAYVSDVGAEVGRVLGINDRVATLRDRNQLEVRLTLSDGQYGRIIAESGTVVGREATVRWRVGDEPIVYPGRIERTGATISSASGGVPVFIRLADPLQPIPLRAGAFVEVDIADRGYDRVARVPTTAIYGDLVYIIADDRLQPRRIEIIGRDGADALVRGEIESGDVVMTTRISTPGPGVKVQLRDTRRLTTAAQPS, encoded by the coding sequence ATGTTGGCGTGTCCTACGGGCCGCGGTGGTCGATCACCGATGACGGATGGAGTGACGATGTTGGATGATCAGGCACGTGTGGTCTCGACCGCTGTCGAAGCGCCGGCGGCCGCACCGCCCGCAAGGCGCCGACCGGTCGTCGCGACACTGCGCTTCCTGACGAAGGCGCTTCTGCCGGTCGCGATTCTTTTCGGCGCTTGGCAGGGCTTTGCTTTCATGAAGGCCACCAAGAGCGAGCCGGCGCGCCGGCCCCCGAGCGAGCAGGTCTTCGCCGTCGAGGGGCGCTCCGTTGCCTTCGCCCGCTACCAGCCGCGCCTCGACCTCTATGGTGAAACGGTTGCCGGGCGCAGCATCGAGATCCGGACCCTCGTCGCTGGCGAGGTGGTCGAGGTCGGGCCCGGCCTTCGCGAGGGGGGCGAGGTGGCGGCCGGCGACACCTTGATGGTGGTCGATTCCTTCGACTACGAGGGTGCACTTGTCGAGGCAAAGGCGCAGCTTCAGGAGGCGCGCGCCCGGCTCGTCGAATTCAAGGCGTCGCTCACCCAGGAGCAGGAATCGCTGCGGCGCGATCGCGAGCAGCTGACGCTCGCCGAGCGCGACCTCGCCCGCGCCGTGCCTCTGGCTTCGCGTGGCACGGTGACGCAGAAGACCGTCGACGATCGTCGCGGTGTCGTTACACAGCGTGCCCAGGCCGTCGAACAGCGCCAGGCCAGCTTGACGGTCTGGTCTGCCAAGATCGAACAGCAGGAAGCCGCGCTCGCCCGTCTCGAATGGGGTGTGCGCCGAGCCGAGCGACGCCTCGAGGAAACCCGCCTCAAGGCGCCGTTCGATGCCTACGTGAGCGATGTCGGTGCCGAGGTCGGTCGCGTCCTCGGTATCAACGACCGGGTGGCGACGTTGCGCGACCGCAATCAGCTCGAGGTGCGGTTGACCCTTTCGGACGGCCAGTACGGTCGCATCATCGCCGAAAGCGGCACCGTCGTGGGCCGCGAGGCCACCGTGCGCTGGCGGGTCGGTGACGAGCCCATCGTCTATCCGGGCCGGATCGAGCGAACCGGCGCCACGATCTCGAGCGCGAGCGGCGGCGTCCCGGTATTCATTCGTCTCGCCGATCCCCTGCAGCCGATCCCGTTGCGCGCCGGCGCCTTCGTCGAGGTCGACATCGCCGATCGCGGCTACGACCGTGTCGCCCGTGTGCCGACCACCGCGATTTACGGCGACCTCGTCTACATCATCGCCGACGACCGCCTGCAGCCCCGCCGCATCGAAATCATCGGCCGCGACGGCGCCGATGCGTTGGTGCGCGGCGAGATCGAGTCGGGCGACGTCGTGATGACGACGCGGATTTCGACACCGGGGCCGGGCGTCAAGGTCCAGCTGCGTGATACGCGCCGGCTGACGACCGCCGCGCAGCCGAGCTAG
- a CDS encoding EamA family transporter: protein MPADVSLKSAPVLIAADAGGDRPALAAGLVMAAAFGLAFQDGLVKLISGDVSLWQFQSIRAFVNLVLLYFVGGVIWYGMPVMPRRLWAVALRSFLLVTTMVLYFGAVPFLPLATLAACLYTFPLFVAILSAVLLGERVGPRRVLAIIVGFTGTLLIIKPGTDSFTVFALLPLASAFIYAVTIIVTRQLCREESPVALGYGSAAMNLIVGVAGLAALTWFSAGELSISWPYLFTGWHHLSLPVLALVFACGLTNVVANIMLSKAYQSAESSWLAPFDYTYLIFTAFWGFVFWYTLPDLASIVGIALIGGSGTFVAWRERIEKDLPRANFNRLLR from the coding sequence ATGCCCGCTGACGTCTCGTTGAAGAGTGCACCGGTTCTCATTGCCGCTGACGCCGGGGGCGATCGCCCGGCGCTCGCGGCCGGCCTCGTCATGGCCGCCGCCTTCGGGCTCGCCTTCCAGGACGGCCTCGTCAAATTGATCAGCGGCGATGTTTCGCTTTGGCAGTTCCAGTCGATCCGCGCCTTCGTGAACTTGGTGTTGCTCTATTTCGTCGGTGGCGTGATCTGGTACGGAATGCCGGTGATGCCTCGCCGGCTCTGGGCGGTTGCCCTGCGCAGTTTCCTCCTCGTCACCACCATGGTGCTCTATTTCGGCGCGGTTCCGTTCCTGCCGCTCGCCACCCTCGCCGCCTGCCTCTACACCTTCCCCCTCTTCGTCGCCATTCTCTCGGCGGTGCTGCTCGGCGAGCGGGTCGGGCCGCGCCGCGTGCTTGCGATCATCGTCGGGTTCACGGGCACACTGCTCATCATCAAGCCGGGAACGGATAGCTTCACCGTCTTCGCCCTGCTCCCGCTGGCCTCGGCTTTCATCTATGCGGTGACGATCATCGTCACGCGCCAGCTCTGCCGCGAGGAATCGCCCGTCGCGCTGGGCTATGGCAGTGCCGCGATGAATTTGATCGTCGGTGTTGCGGGTCTTGCCGCGTTGACCTGGTTCTCCGCCGGAGAGCTGTCCATTTCATGGCCCTACCTCTTCACCGGATGGCACCATCTCTCACTGCCGGTCCTCGCCCTGGTTTTCGCTTGCGGACTGACCAACGTCGTCGCCAACATCATGCTCTCCAAGGCCTACCAGAGCGCGGAATCGAGCTGGCTCGCGCCGTTCGACTATACGTACCTGATCTTCACGGCTTTCTGGGGCTTCGTCTTCTGGTACACCCTTCCCGACCTCGCCTCGATCGTCGGCATCGCCCTCATTGGCGGCTCCGGCACCTTCGTTGCCTGGCGCGAACGCATCGAGAAGGATCTGCCGCGCGCCAACTTCAACCGCTTGCTGCGCTGA
- a CDS encoding OmpA family protein encodes MLQIPGLKVSALALMAALAVSAHVDVRPAEAQQIIRSNEIVKRLLAKRRQANQQTNAQTNNQGNNGAQAAPAAKKATARARALRRELLARLRNGQTNNGQNNTAARRQVPVAGTFDPKSNGNRNNTGNANNGNRRYALPLNPDANGNRNNNGNANNGNTRRVRSLPFNPSNNGGRGSASNGGLASNGGVKRAAPRNPGQNGNRYPTALPLDPTNTGNRGNTNNGGRLTNGTRTTRSLPFNPSNNGGRGASSGSVASSGGGSGVQKAAPRNPNRTGNRNGSGTSTSFARRNDPLAGPRHVSRNNSGGGLALTSGNAAAPAYVETGRSASPFSGGRRVITGGPSAPTRYASTDVGGYGEDVLDGEGSIDLTVHFDLDSDRITREALPVLNELAHALLDPELEASRILIAGHTDARGDNEYNLDLSNRRALAIRDFLVTQHGVEPERLEIVGYGEEDPAVDDPYDGRNRRVQIVNLGETSF; translated from the coding sequence ATGTTGCAGATCCCCGGACTGAAGGTCTCGGCACTGGCGCTGATGGCAGCGCTCGCCGTTTCGGCGCATGTCGATGTGCGCCCTGCCGAGGCCCAGCAGATCATAAGAAGCAACGAGATCGTCAAGCGGTTGCTCGCCAAGCGTCGCCAGGCGAATCAGCAGACCAACGCTCAGACCAATAATCAGGGCAACAACGGTGCACAGGCGGCGCCGGCCGCTAAGAAGGCAACGGCTCGGGCTCGTGCCCTGCGCCGCGAGCTTCTGGCACGCCTGCGCAACGGGCAGACCAACAATGGCCAGAACAACACGGCTGCGCGTCGTCAGGTGCCGGTTGCCGGCACCTTCGACCCCAAGTCCAACGGCAACCGCAATAATACCGGCAACGCCAACAACGGCAACCGGCGCTACGCGCTGCCGTTGAACCCCGATGCCAACGGCAACCGCAACAACAACGGCAACGCCAACAACGGCAATACCCGGCGCGTGCGTTCGCTGCCGTTCAATCCGTCCAACAACGGCGGACGTGGTTCGGCGTCCAATGGGGGTCTTGCTTCGAATGGCGGCGTGAAGCGCGCCGCGCCGCGCAATCCCGGCCAGAACGGCAACCGCTATCCGACCGCCCTGCCGCTCGATCCCACGAATACCGGCAACCGCGGCAACACGAACAACGGCGGCCGCTTGACGAACGGGACCCGCACGACCCGCTCGCTGCCCTTCAATCCGTCGAACAATGGTGGTCGCGGTGCATCGTCCGGCAGCGTCGCCTCATCCGGCGGCGGTAGCGGCGTCCAGAAGGCGGCCCCGCGCAACCCGAACCGGACCGGCAACCGCAACGGCTCCGGCACCTCGACGTCGTTCGCTCGCCGCAACGATCCGCTCGCCGGGCCGCGTCACGTCAGCCGCAACAACTCCGGCGGCGGACTCGCGCTGACCTCGGGTAACGCCGCAGCGCCCGCCTATGTCGAAACGGGTCGCAGCGCCAGCCCGTTCTCCGGCGGCCGTCGCGTCATCACCGGTGGCCCGAGTGCTCCGACCCGTTATGCGAGCACCGATGTCGGCGGATACGGCGAAGACGTGCTCGACGGCGAGGGCTCGATCGACCTCACCGTGCACTTCGATCTCGACTCGGACCGCATCACTCGCGAGGCCCTGCCTGTGCTCAACGAGCTGGCCCACGCACTGCTCGATCCCGAGCTCGAGGCGAGCCGCATCCTGATCGCCGGGCACACGGACGCCCGCGGTGACAACGAGTACAACCTCGATCTCTCGAACCGCCGCGCCCTGGCCATCCGCGACTTCCTGGTGACGCAGCACGGCGTCGAGCCCGAGCGCCTCGAGATCGTCGGCTACGGTGAGGAGGACCCGGCCGTGGACGACCCGTACGATGGCCGCAATCGCCGCGTGCAGATCGTCAATCTCGGTGAAACCTCTTTCTGA
- a CDS encoding SUMF1/EgtB/PvdO family nonheme iron enzyme, whose product MSGIAAARRHSSTSALRLAAALTSCLIAIGAAGAANAQVDQASGGGVGGNLERAVRDAFTDMERVMRPCVEGRVGRSQIDVRFIGIPLGDPRISEGLRDAINARFVSTINQISPYVANPYEVNKLLPKLSPGTTVGGERLVAAINAQIDSPMVAIVEPSRPTPDVVTLKFQLLGRAENGVFGCPQERLMHIALPALTITERPARDLDLRTFDGFADAALTHLTPGLLDLTSLAAAFAPRAGMEGQPLCRDVEDLMTRLRARYYAFRRSEAIAALGTQRLPGLAAGNYVMGAQSTATAEGQGAEATQVVLHVSPDAAEGIYFAGLVLTKGAVEVEASYARIALERPLDPACLVPPAPETTETAKSEGEGAGSDGQQAPQGSDGSGQTGATDGTSDTGVAQGTDGSSSPGQTPETPGKGACITYASTASITRSDCLKPGDIFRDCDACPQMVVVAPGSFRMGGAPGETGYKDVEGPQKDVTIGQPFAIGRFEITREEYAIFADDSGHKPGDHCYFWSKNGRWQKGRGLNFAKPGFAQDASHPAVCISHADARAYLAWLNGGLGMSEAEGYRLPSEAEWEYAARAGEAGAGWASEADLAKRAHFRKEGSPVQLPGTAPAGSFAANAFGLHDMLGNAWEWVADCWIDSLHTLPEDGSARTRDCTYATHHGLRGGSWNDAAEFNRFAKRSYTLGTAYSQDVGFRIAKPLFFRVPGESAEAPAGAGATTTRAAGAN is encoded by the coding sequence ATGTCAGGAATTGCAGCGGCCAGACGCCACTCGAGCACAAGCGCCCTTCGGCTCGCGGCGGCGCTCACGTCTTGTCTCATCGCCATCGGTGCGGCTGGAGCTGCGAATGCACAGGTCGACCAGGCGTCCGGCGGCGGCGTTGGCGGCAATCTCGAACGGGCCGTGCGGGATGCCTTCACGGACATGGAGCGCGTGATGCGCCCGTGCGTCGAGGGGCGCGTCGGACGGTCGCAAATCGACGTGCGCTTCATCGGTATTCCGCTCGGCGATCCGCGGATCTCCGAGGGCCTGCGCGATGCGATCAACGCGCGTTTCGTCTCGACCATCAACCAGATCTCGCCGTATGTCGCAAACCCCTACGAAGTCAACAAGTTGCTGCCCAAGCTCTCGCCCGGGACAACGGTCGGGGGTGAGCGGCTGGTGGCGGCCATCAACGCGCAGATCGACTCGCCGATGGTGGCGATCGTCGAGCCGTCGCGGCCGACCCCGGACGTCGTCACGCTCAAGTTCCAGCTCCTCGGGCGGGCCGAGAATGGCGTCTTCGGGTGTCCGCAGGAGCGGCTGATGCACATCGCTCTTCCGGCGCTGACCATCACCGAACGCCCAGCCCGCGATCTCGATCTTCGGACCTTCGACGGCTTTGCCGATGCCGCCCTCACCCATCTCACACCGGGCTTGCTCGATCTCACCTCCCTGGCGGCCGCGTTCGCACCTCGGGCGGGCATGGAGGGGCAGCCGCTCTGCCGCGATGTCGAGGATTTGATGACGCGGCTCCGAGCCCGCTACTACGCGTTCCGCCGCAGCGAGGCGATCGCCGCGCTCGGCACACAGCGTTTGCCCGGGCTCGCGGCCGGGAACTACGTGATGGGCGCGCAGTCCACGGCAACGGCCGAAGGGCAAGGCGCCGAGGCGACGCAAGTGGTTCTGCATGTCTCGCCGGACGCGGCAGAAGGCATCTATTTCGCCGGGCTCGTCCTCACGAAGGGTGCCGTCGAGGTGGAGGCGTCCTATGCGCGTATCGCGCTCGAGCGCCCGCTCGATCCGGCCTGCCTCGTTCCGCCGGCACCCGAGACCACCGAAACCGCCAAGAGCGAAGGCGAAGGGGCCGGCTCCGATGGTCAGCAGGCGCCACAAGGTTCGGACGGCTCCGGCCAGACCGGAGCAACGGACGGCACCAGTGACACCGGCGTCGCGCAAGGCACGGATGGCTCGAGCAGCCCTGGCCAAACCCCCGAAACGCCCGGCAAGGGCGCCTGCATCACGTACGCCAGCACGGCCAGTATCACGCGCAGCGACTGCCTCAAGCCGGGCGACATCTTCCGCGATTGCGACGCCTGCCCGCAGATGGTGGTGGTCGCGCCGGGCAGTTTCCGCATGGGCGGGGCACCGGGCGAGACCGGATACAAGGATGTCGAAGGGCCGCAGAAGGACGTGACCATCGGCCAGCCGTTCGCCATCGGGCGCTTCGAGATCACGCGCGAGGAGTACGCCATCTTCGCCGATGACAGCGGCCACAAGCCGGGTGACCACTGCTATTTCTGGAGCAAGAACGGCCGCTGGCAGAAGGGGCGCGGCCTCAACTTCGCCAAGCCGGGCTTCGCGCAGGACGCGAGCCATCCGGCGGTGTGCATCAGCCATGCCGATGCGCGTGCCTATCTCGCGTGGCTGAATGGCGGCCTCGGGATGAGCGAGGCCGAGGGCTACCGTCTGCCGAGCGAAGCGGAATGGGAGTATGCGGCGCGGGCCGGAGAAGCGGGCGCGGGCTGGGCGAGCGAGGCCGACCTGGCGAAACGCGCGCACTTCCGTAAGGAGGGCAGCCCGGTGCAACTGCCCGGAACGGCCCCTGCGGGCAGCTTCGCGGCCAATGCCTTCGGCCTGCACGACATGCTCGGCAACGCCTGGGAGTGGGTCGCGGACTGCTGGATCGACTCGCTGCACACGCTGCCAGAGGACGGCAGTGCCCGCACGCGCGATTGCACCTACGCCACGCACCATGGTCTGCGCGGCGGCTCCTGGAACGATGCCGCCGAGTTCAACCGCTTCGCAAAGCGCAGCTACACGCTCGGCACCGCCTACAGCCAGGACGTGGGCTTTCGTATCGCCAAGCCGCTGTTCTTCAGGGTGCCGGGTGAGTCGGCCGAGGCGCCGGCAGGGGCGGGCGCCACGACCACGCGGGCGGCCGGCGCGAATTGA
- a CDS encoding MMPL family transporter, with protein sequence MTTHVSENSSGGSPARSTDGGGIIGVFVRHPTAANLLMLTLVLLGLFGLQKMNTQFFPTIEVPSITVSVAWPGASAEDVEKNIIDALEPELRFLDDVEEVTGIAREGSAVISLQFEAGADMQKAQSDIEQAVARVSTLPEDSEDVEVTRSTFYESVGKVSVSGPFSEAALKSYAKTLRDGLLAAGIDRVTLKGSRPEEIEIRLNEAALRRLDLTPADVATRIRDNTRDLPSGLLEGAVEMQLRSLSDRRTPEELGGIEIRSFPDGQKVFLRDIAVIETRFDDDAKIGLKGGNLAIELNVQRSVAADTLKTMEAMERYIEEARARLPASLTVEVYDVRGKLVAQRLGILVTNGIQGLIVVLIVLFIFLDFRIAFWTAAGIPVAFLATLAAMYATGQTINMMSMFALIMMLGIIVDDAIVVGEHTATLSERGYSPLEAAHQGAVRMMVPVLAATLTTMAAFYPITLIQGRIGDIMFAIPLVVMAVLVASLIECFLILPGHMRHGGAAQRKPSWFRRNFDGGMDRFRKGPFRVLVEVAYGWRYATIAVMIGGLILAAGLLAGGRVKFTFFPSPESESVTAAIYFGAGTPREDQIAAIARIEEGLAKVERDLLSGRANGRNGARTGEGAARKDDAVPAPAAPPRSTPNGTAPAEQTTLQWLRSLVFGAPVVKRADSLIVSSLVTLGEAGRTQGENVASVEVELAPSEERTIRTRNFVQAWRRNLPNIPGVERIALNERRAGPPGRDLDIRLQNAPIETLKTAALELADVLASYPGVRGISDDLPYGRPELVLELTPRGTALGFTGQSVGSQVRNAFEGTIATRFARGDEEITVRVMRDQKAGGIAALTQLYLRSPSGEHVPITEVVTIRERQGFSIIQRRDGARTVAVTADVDTEQVNIDETVALLRRDVMPDLAARYALTYDFKGRDEERRESFADLRLGALLSLALIYIILAWVFESYARPLAVMAIIPFGLVGAIGGHYVMGMDLTIISMIGLLGLSGILVNDSIILVSQVNERLAEGQSLREASIGASQDRFRAVMLTSLTTIGGLAPLLFEESRQAQFLIPMAVTLVFGLAAATALVLLLVPALMGFGGDIARAFRWIKGLYFPERQAPPAPAE encoded by the coding sequence ATGACAACGCACGTGTCGGAGAATTCATCGGGCGGCTCGCCCGCCCGTTCCACGGATGGCGGCGGCATCATCGGCGTCTTCGTGCGCCATCCGACGGCCGCCAACCTCCTGATGCTGACCCTTGTCCTGCTCGGCCTGTTCGGCCTGCAGAAGATGAACACGCAATTCTTTCCGACCATCGAAGTGCCCTCGATCACCGTGAGTGTCGCCTGGCCGGGCGCGAGCGCGGAGGACGTGGAAAAGAACATCATCGACGCCCTCGAACCCGAGTTGCGCTTTCTCGACGACGTCGAGGAGGTGACGGGCATCGCGCGCGAGGGCTCGGCGGTCATCTCGCTGCAGTTCGAGGCCGGCGCCGACATGCAGAAGGCACAGTCCGACATCGAGCAGGCGGTGGCGCGCGTCTCGACGCTGCCGGAGGATTCCGAGGACGTCGAGGTCACGCGCTCGACCTTCTACGAGTCCGTCGGCAAGGTTTCCGTCTCCGGTCCGTTCTCCGAGGCCGCCCTCAAGAGCTACGCCAAGACCCTGCGCGACGGCCTGCTCGCGGCCGGCATCGACCGCGTCACCCTCAAGGGTTCGCGACCCGAGGAGATTGAAATCCGTTTGAACGAGGCAGCGCTCCGCCGCCTCGATCTGACCCCGGCCGATGTCGCGACCCGCATCCGCGACAACACGCGGGACCTGCCCTCCGGTCTCCTCGAGGGCGCCGTGGAAATGCAGCTGCGTTCACTCTCCGACCGGCGCACGCCCGAGGAACTCGGCGGCATCGAGATCCGGTCCTTTCCGGACGGTCAGAAGGTTTTCCTCCGCGACATCGCGGTCATCGAGACGCGCTTCGACGACGACGCCAAGATCGGCCTCAAGGGCGGCAACCTCGCCATCGAACTCAATGTGCAGCGCTCCGTCGCGGCCGACACGTTGAAGACCATGGAGGCGATGGAACGATACATCGAGGAGGCCCGCGCGCGCCTGCCCGCCTCGCTCACGGTCGAGGTCTACGACGTGCGCGGCAAGCTGGTGGCGCAGCGCCTCGGCATCCTCGTGACGAACGGCATCCAGGGCCTGATCGTCGTCCTGATCGTGCTTTTCATCTTCCTCGACTTCCGCATCGCCTTCTGGACAGCGGCCGGCATCCCGGTGGCGTTTCTCGCCACACTCGCGGCCATGTATGCCACCGGCCAGACCATCAACATGATGTCGATGTTCGCGCTCATCATGATGCTCGGCATCATCGTCGACGATGCGATCGTGGTCGGCGAACACACCGCCACCCTCTCCGAGCGCGGTTATTCACCGCTCGAGGCCGCCCACCAGGGTGCCGTGCGCATGATGGTTCCGGTGCTCGCCGCGACGCTGACGACCATGGCCGCGTTCTATCCGATCACGCTCATCCAGGGTCGCATCGGCGACATCATGTTCGCCATCCCCCTGGTCGTGATGGCGGTGCTCGTCGCCAGCCTCATCGAGTGCTTTCTCATCCTTCCCGGTCACATGCGCCACGGTGGCGCGGCGCAGCGCAAGCCCAGCTGGTTCCGCCGCAACTTCGATGGTGGCATGGACCGGTTCCGCAAGGGCCCGTTCCGCGTGCTGGTCGAGGTCGCCTACGGTTGGCGCTATGCCACCATCGCCGTGATGATCGGCGGGCTCATCCTCGCGGCGGGTCTGCTGGCCGGCGGGCGCGTGAAATTCACGTTCTTTCCCTCTCCGGAGTCCGAGAGTGTCACGGCGGCGATTTATTTCGGCGCCGGAACGCCGCGCGAGGATCAGATCGCGGCGATCGCCCGGATCGAGGAGGGCCTCGCCAAGGTCGAGCGCGATCTCCTGTCGGGGCGCGCCAACGGGCGCAACGGCGCACGCACTGGCGAAGGCGCCGCCCGCAAGGATGACGCGGTCCCCGCGCCCGCTGCGCCACCTCGCTCCACCCCGAACGGCACTGCCCCTGCCGAGCAAACCACCCTTCAATGGCTGCGCTCCCTGGTCTTCGGGGCTCCCGTCGTCAAGCGTGCCGACAGCCTCATCGTCAGCAGCCTCGTCACGCTGGGTGAGGCCGGCCGCACCCAGGGCGAGAACGTCGCCTCGGTCGAGGTGGAGCTGGCGCCGTCGGAGGAGCGCACCATCCGCACGCGCAATTTCGTGCAGGCCTGGCGGCGTAACCTTCCCAACATCCCCGGCGTCGAGCGCATCGCCCTCAACGAGCGCCGTGCCGGACCGCCCGGCCGCGATCTCGACATCCGCCTCCAGAACGCCCCGATCGAGACCCTGAAGACGGCGGCCCTGGAGTTGGCTGACGTGCTTGCCTCCTATCCGGGGGTGCGCGGGATCTCCGACGACCTGCCCTATGGTCGGCCGGAGCTGGTCCTCGAGCTGACGCCGCGCGGTACCGCCCTCGGGTTCACCGGCCAGAGCGTCGGCTCGCAGGTTCGCAACGCCTTCGAAGGCACCATCGCAACGCGTTTCGCGCGCGGCGACGAGGAGATCACGGTGCGCGTGATGCGCGACCAGAAGGCCGGTGGCATCGCCGCGCTCACCCAGCTTTATCTCCGCAGCCCGAGCGGCGAGCACGTGCCGATCACCGAAGTGGTGACCATTCGAGAGCGCCAGGGCTTTTCGATCATCCAGCGCCGTGACGGCGCCCGCACGGTCGCCGTCACCGCGGACGTGGACACCGAGCAGGTCAACATCGACGAGACCGTCGCCCTCCTGCGGCGCGACGTGATGCCGGATCTCGCCGCCCGCTACGCCCTCACCTACGACTTCAAGGGGCGCGACGAGGAGCGCCGGGAATCGTTCGCAGACCTCCGGCTCGGCGCCCTGCTGTCGCTCGCGCTCATCTATATCATCCTCGCGTGGGTATTCGAGAGTTACGCCCGCCCGCTCGCGGTGATGGCGATCATCCCGTTCGGGCTCGTCGGCGCCATCGGCGGCCACTACGTGATGGGCATGGACCTGACCATCATCTCGATGATCGGCCTGCTCGGGCTTTCCGGTATCCTGGTCAACGATTCCATCATCCTGGTCAGTCAGGTGAACGAGCGCCTCGCCGAGGGACAGAGCCTGCGAGAGGCCTCCATAGGCGCCTCCCAGGACCGTTTCCGCGCCGTGATGCTGACCTCGCTGACGACGATCGGCGGGCTCGCTCCATTGCTCTTCGAGGAGAGCCGGCAGGCGCAGTTCCTCATCCCGATGGCGGTGACCCTCGTCTTCGGACTGGCGGCGGCAACCGCGCTCGTGCTGTTGCTGGTGCCGGCGCTGATGGGCTTCGGTGGCGACATCGCGCGTGCCTTCCGCTGGATCAAGGGGCTCTATTTCCCCGAGCGTCAGGCCCCGCCCGCCCCGGCCGAGTAG